One window from the genome of Gavia stellata isolate bGavSte3 chromosome 10, bGavSte3.hap2, whole genome shotgun sequence encodes:
- the LOC132317582 gene encoding LOW QUALITY PROTEIN: 1-phosphatidylinositol phosphodiesterase-like (The sequence of the model RefSeq protein was modified relative to this genomic sequence to represent the inferred CDS: inserted 1 base in 1 codon) codes for MEAQCRCSAAFDCTSQPAAYCPDWMAGLPDALPLSCLSIPGTHDSLSLFGGRRLRCQSWGLEAQLAAGVRFLDVRCKLARGELHVYHLCTFQRASLRGVLRRTLRFLRAHPGEAVLMRIKEELPIFPRPGFASRLHRCLLEEGQGCVWCREEVPTLGQARGKIVVLEALPQEVLGIPYEQLSISDAWNVLSLERKWARARRHLERAAAGDPATMHLTFCSGNGLFTCPEEVARFVNPRCYQHLRRRGGQTMRWGVVIMDFPGAGLLRLIVESNVSRASGYITAVPSTPTXIPVAPPWQKGWAPQPAQLRSLPTPVSIGTDAAPGPTPLPKDISARRAKAGF; via the exons ATGGAGGCGCAGTGCCGGTGCAGCGCGGCGTTTGATTGCACGTCCCAGCCAGCAGCCTACTGCCCTGACTGGATGGCAGGGCTCCCCGATGCCCTgcccctctcctgcctctccatCCCTGGCACCCATGACTCCCTCAGCCTGTTTGGCGGCCGGCGCCTGCGGTGCCAGAGCTGGGGCCTGGAGgcccagctggcagccggtGTCCGCTTCCTGGATGTGCGCTGCAAGCTGGCACGGGGCGAGCTCCACGTCTACCACCTCTGCACCTTTCAGCGGGCCAGCCTGCGGGGGGTCCTGCGCCGCACCCTGCGCTTCCTCCGCGCCCACCCCGGCGAGGCCGTGCTCATGCGCATCAAGGAGGAGCTGCCCATCTTCCCCCGGCCCGGCTTTGCCTCCCGGCTGCACCGCTGCTTGctggaggagggacagggctgCGTGTGGTGCCGGGAGGAGGTGCCAACACTGGGCCAGGCACGGGGGAAGATCGTGGTGCTTGAGGCGCTGCCACAGGAGGTGCTGGGCATCCCCTACGAGCAGCTGAGCATCAGTGACGCCTGGAATGTGCTCTCGCTGGAGCGCAAGTGGGCCCGGGCACGGCGGCACCTGGAGAGGGCAGCTGCTGGGGACCCCGCCACCATGCACCTCACATTCTGCTCCGGCAACGGGCTCTTCACCTGCCCGGAGGAGGTGGCCCGCTTCGTGAACCCCCGCTGCTACCAGCACCTGCGGCGCCGAGGGGGGCAGACCATGCGTTGGGGGGTGGTCATCATGGACTTCCCCGGGGCAGGGCTCCTCCGGCTCATCGTGGAAAGTAACGTCTCGCGGGCCAGCGGATACATCACGGcggtccccagcaccccca GCATCCCTGTGGCGCCCCCGTGGCAGAAGGGATGGGCGCCGCAGCCGGCACAGCTCCGCTCACTGCCCACGCCGGTGTCCATCGGGACGGACGCTGCtcccggccccacgcctctgcCGAAGGACATCAGCGCCCGTAGAGCAAAAGCAGGTTTCTAG